Proteins from one Pontibacter korlensis genomic window:
- a CDS encoding trans-sulfuration enzyme family protein: MYSKETDCVHNQQQQQGVNTPIYTSTANRYIGYDEILYPRNFNTENQKAIVGKLCRLEKGEAGMVFGSGSAAISTVLFSFLKAGDHALFSQEIYGGTAKLIVEEFPKFNIEFDFIPNAEIGKLDSMIRENTKLIFTETPSNPLLSIVDLEAVSAVAKKNNILTVVDNTFATPIIQNPISLGFDVVAHSGTKYLGGHHDLCFGAIVTSQKLMDVIYQSALNFGGSLNGLDCYLIERSLKTLALRVEKQSSNAMKLARALQENPAISAVYYPGLEGHPNHMVAARQMKGGFGGMLSFELKDASKTEAFLNRLQLIIPALSLGGVESTVCQPSTSSHASLSEEERLEQGFTDALLRLSVGIEDADDLIRDIEAAIAGIQ, from the coding sequence ATGTACAGCAAGGAAACAGACTGTGTTCATAACCAGCAACAGCAGCAGGGAGTGAACACCCCTATCTATACCTCAACTGCCAACAGGTATATTGGGTACGATGAGATATTGTACCCCCGAAATTTCAACACAGAGAATCAAAAAGCTATTGTTGGGAAGCTTTGCAGGCTGGAGAAAGGGGAAGCCGGAATGGTCTTCGGTTCAGGATCAGCGGCTATTTCTACTGTCCTTTTCTCGTTTCTCAAAGCAGGCGATCATGCTTTGTTCTCTCAGGAGATCTACGGGGGGACTGCCAAGCTGATCGTGGAAGAGTTTCCCAAGTTCAACATAGAGTTCGACTTTATTCCCAATGCTGAAATAGGTAAGCTGGACTCCATGATCAGGGAAAACACCAAATTGATTTTTACGGAGACACCTTCTAATCCTTTACTTTCTATTGTTGATCTGGAGGCAGTCAGCGCAGTAGCCAAGAAGAACAACATCTTGACGGTGGTAGATAATACTTTCGCCACACCAATCATCCAGAACCCGATTTCTCTGGGATTTGATGTTGTCGCCCATAGCGGCACGAAATACCTCGGAGGGCATCATGATCTGTGCTTTGGTGCCATTGTTACATCCCAGAAGTTAATGGATGTTATTTACCAGAGTGCCTTAAATTTTGGGGGCAGCCTGAACGGGTTAGATTGTTACCTAATAGAGCGGAGTTTGAAGACCCTGGCGCTTAGGGTTGAGAAACAAAGCTCTAATGCCATGAAGTTAGCAAGAGCACTACAGGAAAACCCGGCGATATCAGCAGTCTACTATCCCGGTCTGGAGGGGCACCCGAACCACATGGTTGCTGCCAGGCAAATGAAAGGAGGCTTTGGAGGAATGCTTTCTTTTGAGTTGAAAGATGCCTCTAAAACAGAGGCGTTTCTAAACAGGCTGCAGCTTATTATTCCTGCCCTGAGCTTGGGTGGTGTAGAATCTACCGTTTGCCAACCCTCCACATCATCCCACGCCAGCTTATCAGAAGAAGAGCGGCTGGAACAAGGTTTCACAGACGCCCTGTTGCGCCTTTCTGTAGGAATAGAAGATGCAGACGATCTGATCCGGGACATAGAGGCGGCGATAGCAGGTATTCAGTAG
- a CDS encoding GNAT family N-acetyltransferase, with product MKHDFRKASLAELPQIWDILQGAIRRRKEDGSNQWQDGYPNPEVVKQDIENGVGFVLVEGETVIGYTAVLINDEPEYANIEGKWLTNSDFVVFHRVAISDSYLGKGLASKMLEFIESYALRNHIYSIKADTNFDNVAMMKIFDKMGYVYCGEVYFRGSPRKAFEKVLAKADSKAGV from the coding sequence ATGAAACATGATTTCAGAAAGGCTAGCCTGGCGGAGCTACCGCAAATATGGGACATTTTGCAGGGAGCAATCAGACGCAGAAAAGAGGACGGCAGCAACCAATGGCAAGACGGTTATCCGAATCCGGAAGTGGTAAAGCAAGACATTGAAAATGGTGTAGGGTTTGTTTTGGTTGAAGGAGAGACGGTTATTGGATATACTGCAGTATTGATCAATGACGAGCCAGAATACGCCAATATCGAAGGAAAGTGGCTGACAAACAGTGACTTTGTTGTGTTTCACCGGGTAGCCATTTCTGATAGCTATTTAGGGAAAGGGTTAGCCAGTAAGATGTTAGAATTTATTGAGTCGTATGCGCTCCGCAATCATATATACAGCATCAAAGCAGATACAAATTTTGACAATGTTGCCATGATGAAGATCTTCGATAAAATGGGCTATGTATACTGTGGCGAAGTGTACTTTAGAGGTAGCCCAAGAAAAGCATTTGAGAAAGTATTGGCCAAAGCCGACTCTAAAGCAGGTGTGTAA
- a CDS encoding RidA family protein, translating to MTSPEEQLKALGIELPVPVQPVANYITNLQVNNLLYLSGHAFSGEPTPVDIGKLGRELTVEQGYQAARNAGVCVLATIKEALGDLNRVKRIVRVLGMVNSTEDFADHPKVINGFSDLMVEVFGEKGKHVRSAVGMGSLPGGIAVEIEVTLEVEA from the coding sequence ATGACTAGTCCAGAAGAGCAGCTTAAAGCCCTTGGTATAGAACTTCCAGTACCGGTGCAACCTGTCGCTAACTACATAACAAACCTTCAGGTAAATAACCTGTTGTACCTGTCGGGCCATGCCTTTAGCGGAGAGCCAACCCCTGTGGATATCGGCAAGTTGGGAAGAGAACTGACCGTAGAGCAAGGGTACCAGGCCGCACGCAACGCAGGAGTCTGTGTATTGGCCACCATCAAGGAGGCTCTTGGCGATTTGAACCGGGTAAAAAGAATTGTGAGGGTGTTGGGAATGGTTAACTCCACCGAAGACTTTGCAGACCACCCCAAAGTAATCAATGGGTTTTCAGATCTGATGGTAGAAGTTTTCGGGGAGAAAGGAAAGCACGTACGCTCCGCCGTAGGCATGGGGTCCTTACCTGGTGGTATAGCCGTAGAAATTGAGGTAACTTTAGAAGTAGAAGCATAA